A stretch of Sphingorhabdus sp. YGSMI21 DNA encodes these proteins:
- a CDS encoding polysaccharide deacetylase family protein codes for MDISAQGHHPMKIRRQDSHVVWPENFGRRFLVSVDTEEEFDWDGPFQREGHTTVSVPELQAFQQFSESLGFKPVYFIDYAIVQDDRAVAFLRTVAEKKSAEIGVHLHPWINPPFEEQVNVHNSFAGNLPKELEEQKLVTLRDAIRDRIGITPVIFRAGRYGIGPHTTGLLVKHGFVLDSSIRPRFDYSGQGGPDFLAVGPEPFWWTEGDDKLLEVPLTTVYSGLLRKQAGVVAGFMEKYPLVNAVCSRSKMLERIPLTPEGISARETKEAIDVALDDDLRLLVFSFHSPSLSPGHTPYVRTQEDLDGFYGWWREVIAHLEARGVKPVDTGELVKAASGE; via the coding sequence ATGGACATTTCGGCACAGGGTCATCATCCGATGAAAATCCGGCGACAGGACAGCCATGTCGTCTGGCCCGAAAATTTCGGACGGCGCTTTCTTGTCTCTGTGGATACGGAAGAGGAATTTGACTGGGACGGTCCGTTCCAGCGCGAAGGCCATACGACCGTGTCGGTTCCCGAATTGCAGGCCTTTCAGCAATTTTCCGAATCCCTGGGTTTCAAGCCGGTCTATTTTATCGACTATGCGATCGTTCAGGACGACCGGGCAGTGGCGTTTCTCCGGACCGTGGCCGAAAAGAAAAGCGCGGAAATAGGCGTGCATCTGCATCCCTGGATCAATCCGCCCTTTGAAGAACAAGTGAACGTTCATAACAGCTTTGCCGGCAATCTGCCGAAGGAGCTGGAGGAGCAGAAGCTGGTCACCTTGCGCGACGCGATCCGTGACAGAATCGGCATCACACCGGTAATTTTTCGCGCCGGACGCTATGGTATCGGGCCGCACACGACCGGGTTGCTGGTCAAGCACGGCTTTGTCCTGGACAGCAGTATCCGGCCGCGATTCGATTATAGCGGGCAGGGCGGTCCGGATTTTCTGGCGGTCGGGCCGGAGCCTTTCTGGTGGACCGAGGGCGACGACAAGCTTCTCGAAGTGCCGCTCACCACCGTCTATTCCGGGCTGTTGCGCAAGCAGGCGGGCGTGGTTGCGGGGTTCATGGAGAAATATCCGCTGGTCAATGCCGTCTGCTCCCGCAGCAAGATGCTGGAACGCATCCCCCTGACGCCCGAGGGCATTTCCGCCCGCGAGACCAAGGAAGCCATAGACGTCGCGCTGGACGATGATTTGCGGCTGCTGGTTTTCTCCTTCCACTCTCCCTCGTTGTCGCCCGGCCATACGCCTTATGTGCGGACACAGGAGGACCTGGACGGTTTCTACGGCTGGTGGCGGGAGGTGATCGCCCATCTCGAGGCCAGAGGGGTGAAACCCGTCGATACCGGCGAACTGGTGAAAGCCGCTTCCGGCGAATAG
- a CDS encoding YaaA family protein, whose translation MLAIISPAKSLDFESAIPATPPSENRFPDETEKLASAISNLTVKKLKAIMPVSDNLIALNRKRYSAFYEQPERPAIYAYNGDVYSGFEAGSLSDEAMTFAQDHLRILSGLYGLLRPLDPIRPHRLEMGTKWAPRYSKLTDFWKDKIAAALAADMEQIGSETVVNLASNEYWASVKPHVAKLPGRIIEVDFRKDGPDGPKFISFEAKRARGMMARYICENHLTDPDALKGFDYDGYRYDPDSSTENSLRFLRT comes from the coding sequence GTGCTTGCAATCATATCCCCCGCCAAATCGCTGGATTTTGAATCCGCCATTCCGGCCACCCCGCCCTCCGAAAACCGCTTTCCCGACGAAACGGAAAAACTGGCCAGCGCGATCAGCAATCTGACGGTCAAGAAGCTGAAAGCCATCATGCCGGTCTCGGACAATCTGATCGCATTGAACCGCAAACGGTACAGCGCATTTTACGAGCAGCCGGAACGGCCCGCGATTTACGCCTATAATGGCGATGTCTATTCCGGCTTCGAGGCCGGCAGCCTCAGCGACGAGGCGATGACCTTTGCCCAGGACCATTTGCGAATCCTCTCCGGCCTCTACGGATTGCTGCGTCCGCTGGACCCTATCCGCCCCCACCGGCTGGAAATGGGCACCAAATGGGCCCCGCGTTACAGTAAGCTGACCGATTTCTGGAAGGACAAGATCGCAGCGGCGCTCGCCGCCGATATGGAGCAGATCGGCAGCGAGACCGTCGTCAATCTGGCGAGCAACGAATATTGGGCCTCGGTTAAACCGCATGTCGCAAAATTGCCCGGCCGGATAATCGAGGTCGATTTCCGCAAGGACGGTCCCGACGGCCCCAAGTTCATCAGCTTCGAAGCCAAGCGCGCCCGCGGCATGATGGCGCGCTATATATGCGAGAATCATCTGACCGATCCGGACGCGCTCAAGGGCTTCGACTATGACGGTTACCGCTATGACCCCGACAGCAGCACGGAAAACAGCCTTCGCTTTCTGCGGACATGA
- a CDS encoding TonB-dependent receptor, with protein MKNFVSRRALTALYLAGGSALALSSPALAEEQASNDEALITVTGERIERSLLDTASSVAVFDSARLAEQAGSDRIEQILDIVANVQRGSGDLGVTIRGQDTTGVLIGANAFLGGTRPRATLRLDGRALNYNEFIYGLGPIWDVERIEVFRGPQTTTQGRNAIAGAIFVETKDPTFEFEGAARAIVGNYDTVQTSLALSGPLVEDQLAARISVDRREHDSWMNYADPDIFVGVNREDDDFINVRAKLLFTPTAIPDLELLLTYAHLNANNPQSETADDPIEDRFQAVQNGAHWETKVDSLVFEANYSFSDAWQASVTGTYADSTSERFSPPGAGNSFVEADEYSIEGLLRFAPTDGKLSGLFGISYFAADQDEISDLSAFLGFGDFVDSQRSFGIFGEATLDLTPALHLTVGARWQQDNQDREGALGPVSLDYDKTFDAFLPKAELAYDINEDVVIGVTARKGFNPGGTTISFVTGDIDEFGAETLWSYELFSRASLADGDLLLTGNFFYTDFTNAQRPLISTAAAANGTIVEYTEFANAPSAESYGLELEAVWKASPAVQFRASMGLQESKITETLLPADPMLGKEFQRAPQFNVALGVHLNPIEPLTLDLGLRHNSSYYSDDANNPAFEIDGVTLIDAKAAYNFGSVSPFVYLRNATNEHYKVWQFRAGNASLGDPREYGIGLEMTF; from the coding sequence ATGAAGAATTTTGTATCGCGCCGCGCTTTGACAGCGCTGTATCTTGCCGGTGGCAGCGCCTTGGCTTTATCCAGCCCGGCGCTGGCGGAAGAGCAGGCTTCCAATGATGAAGCACTAATCACCGTCACAGGCGAACGGATCGAACGCTCGCTTCTCGATACGGCTTCCAGTGTTGCGGTTTTCGATTCCGCGCGTCTTGCCGAGCAGGCGGGCTCCGACCGGATAGAGCAGATTCTTGACATTGTGGCCAATGTGCAGCGCGGTTCTGGCGATCTCGGGGTAACCATTCGCGGTCAGGACACGACAGGCGTGTTGATCGGTGCCAATGCGTTTCTGGGTGGTACACGCCCCCGCGCGACGCTGCGGCTCGACGGTCGTGCGCTGAACTATAATGAATTTATCTATGGTCTTGGACCGATCTGGGACGTCGAGCGCATCGAAGTTTTCCGCGGGCCACAGACCACTACCCAGGGCCGTAACGCGATCGCCGGTGCGATTTTTGTCGAAACCAAGGATCCGACCTTCGAATTTGAGGGCGCCGCCCGCGCGATCGTCGGCAATTATGATACGGTCCAGACATCTCTCGCGCTCTCCGGCCCGCTGGTCGAGGATCAGCTGGCCGCCCGGATATCGGTCGACCGGCGCGAACATGATAGCTGGATGAACTATGCTGATCCCGATATTTTTGTCGGTGTGAATCGCGAAGATGACGATTTTATCAATGTCCGCGCGAAATTGCTGTTCACCCCGACGGCCATTCCGGATCTGGAATTGTTGCTCACCTACGCGCATCTCAATGCCAATAATCCGCAGAGCGAAACCGCTGACGACCCGATCGAAGATCGTTTTCAGGCTGTACAAAACGGGGCGCATTGGGAAACCAAGGTGGATTCCCTGGTGTTTGAGGCGAACTATTCTTTCTCCGATGCGTGGCAGGCAAGTGTCACCGGCACCTATGCCGACTCGACAAGCGAGCGTTTCTCGCCCCCGGGCGCCGGTAACTCGTTCGTCGAGGCGGATGAATATTCGATCGAGGGACTGCTGCGCTTTGCGCCAACGGACGGAAAGCTGAGCGGGTTGTTCGGCATCTCCTATTTTGCGGCCGATCAGGATGAAATCAGCGATCTTTCGGCTTTTCTCGGTTTTGGCGATTTTGTCGACAGCCAGCGCAGCTTCGGTATCTTCGGTGAAGCTACGCTTGACCTGACACCAGCCCTGCATCTGACTGTAGGTGCCCGCTGGCAGCAGGACAATCAGGACAGGGAAGGTGCGCTGGGGCCGGTATCTCTCGATTATGATAAAACATTCGACGCGTTTCTGCCCAAGGCGGAACTTGCTTATGACATTAACGAGGATGTTGTCATCGGCGTGACCGCACGAAAAGGCTTTAACCCGGGCGGCACTACGATTTCTTTCGTGACCGGTGACATTGATGAATTTGGCGCAGAGACTCTATGGTCCTATGAGCTGTTCTCGCGGGCCAGCTTGGCCGACGGTGATCTGCTGTTAACCGGCAACTTCTTCTACACCGATTTCACCAATGCCCAGCGGCCGCTGATTTCGACCGCAGCCGCAGCCAATGGTACGATCGTGGAATATACCGAATTTGCCAACGCACCATCGGCGGAGAGCTATGGACTGGAATTGGAAGCGGTCTGGAAAGCTAGTCCGGCGGTTCAGTTCCGCGCGTCCATGGGCTTGCAAGAATCCAAGATTACGGAAACATTGCTTCCGGCCGATCCGATGCTGGGCAAGGAATTTCAGCGCGCTCCGCAGTTTAATGTGGCGCTGGGTGTGCACCTCAATCCGATCGAGCCTTTGACGCTGGATCTGGGGCTGCGTCACAATTCGAGCTATTATAGCGATGACGCGAACAATCCGGCCTTCGAGATTGACGGTGTAACATTGATTGATGCCAAGGCCGCCTATAATTTTGGATCGGTCAGCCCCTTTGTCTATCTGCGCAACGCCACCAATGAGCATTATAAGGTCTGGCAGTTCCGGGCCGGCAATGCCTCGCTCGGCGATCCGCGTGAATATGGCATCGGTCTGGAAATGACCTTCTGA
- a CDS encoding histidine kinase dimerization/phospho-acceptor domain-containing protein — MRFDDRLTTVLKGSLPEGAGAATQWRQVIDLLAQKPAGLANQDVQAGLTRLRDLHERVSEQDRVTAVQSLNGRLRSAPLLVYLTADSDAVCDAAMAAADLSPEICADAFPRLSPRAQQILRAQGFAVAEEQPVAPAEEEALPHENGADTDVAKESSAEPSADAAEKLAESQISALVEKIADYQKNRPAEMPRAPVSDSGSKGFFAESLETIRFETDESGTINWTEGPPMGAIVGVTIAQPAFDEGPGPDAYGAAAFRQRMPMENARMRLCGAAIVTGDWRMSAIPCFSEETGRFEGYRGIMRRPNMAEDAGHGGIDVERREQLQQLIHELRTPLNAVIGFSEIIEQQLFGPASYEYRSLARNIMDEARRLLAGFEDLDIAVKVDSGQLPESSGTTKADWLFERMTQRLQGLTQSKVVELNISKAEPVRPFALDGESVERIFARLLSAAIISCENGETLKGELRTRIGVQPTNQFTLSRPSRIKDVAESILLDPSQGIDGDAGESSLLGLGFSLRLVRNLAQSAGGSLTINADNIALTLPAATTSKIKIRETESE; from the coding sequence TTGCGCTTCGATGACCGCCTGACCACCGTGCTCAAGGGGAGCCTGCCGGAAGGCGCTGGCGCCGCTACGCAATGGCGACAAGTGATCGATCTTCTGGCGCAAAAACCGGCAGGACTGGCGAATCAGGATGTACAGGCGGGCCTGACCCGGCTGCGCGATCTGCACGAACGGGTTTCCGAACAGGATCGCGTCACCGCTGTGCAGTCGCTGAACGGCCGTTTGCGCTCGGCGCCTCTGCTCGTCTATTTGACCGCCGACAGCGACGCGGTCTGCGACGCGGCAATGGCCGCGGCGGACCTGTCACCGGAAATCTGCGCAGATGCATTTCCACGGCTTTCACCCCGTGCCCAGCAGATATTGCGTGCGCAGGGCTTTGCCGTTGCAGAAGAGCAGCCGGTCGCGCCAGCCGAAGAGGAAGCGCTGCCGCACGAAAATGGTGCAGACACAGATGTCGCGAAGGAATCATCGGCCGAACCGTCAGCCGATGCCGCCGAAAAACTGGCGGAATCGCAGATCAGCGCGCTGGTCGAAAAAATCGCCGACTATCAGAAGAACCGCCCGGCCGAAATGCCGCGCGCGCCGGTCAGCGACAGCGGCAGCAAGGGCTTTTTTGCCGAATCACTCGAGACGATTCGTTTTGAAACCGATGAATCGGGTACGATCAACTGGACCGAAGGACCGCCGATGGGCGCCATCGTCGGGGTAACCATTGCCCAGCCGGCTTTCGATGAAGGGCCGGGGCCCGACGCTTACGGCGCGGCGGCTTTTCGCCAGCGCATGCCGATGGAAAATGCCCGGATGCGGCTTTGCGGGGCGGCTATTGTCACCGGCGACTGGCGGATGAGCGCGATCCCCTGTTTCAGCGAGGAGACCGGTCGTTTCGAGGGCTATCGCGGAATCATGCGGCGACCCAATATGGCCGAGGACGCGGGCCATGGCGGCATTGACGTCGAACGCCGCGAACAGCTCCAGCAACTGATCCACGAACTGCGCACTCCGCTGAATGCGGTGATCGGGTTCAGCGAGATCATCGAGCAGCAGCTGTTCGGCCCGGCATCCTATGAATATCGGTCGCTGGCCCGCAATATCATGGATGAGGCGCGGCGGCTGCTGGCCGGTTTTGAAGATCTCGATATCGCGGTGAAGGTCGATTCCGGCCAATTGCCCGAATCCAGCGGCACCACCAAGGCCGACTGGCTGTTCGAGCGGATGACGCAGCGTCTGCAGGGACTGACGCAGAGCAAGGTGGTCGAACTCAATATCAGCAAGGCCGAGCCGGTTCGCCCCTTCGCGCTCGATGGCGAATCGGTGGAACGGATATTTGCCCGGTTGCTGTCGGCCGCGATCATTTCCTGCGAGAACGGGGAAACGCTGAAGGGCGAATTGCGGACCCGGATTGGCGTGCAGCCGACCAACCAGTTCACCTTGTCGCGACCGTCGCGGATCAAGGATGTTGCCGAAAGTATTTTGCTCGATCCATCCCAGGGGATTGATGGGGATGCCGGTGAATCCTCGCTTTTGGGCCTGGGATTCTCGCTGCGTCTGGTGCGGAATCTCGCGCAGTCGGCCGGCGGTTCGCTGACCATAAACGCGGATAACATTGCCTTGACCCTTCCGGCAGCGACGACTAGCAAAATCAAAATTCGGGAAACGGAATCAGAATAG
- a CDS encoding Lrp/AsnC family transcriptional regulator, whose amino-acid sequence MADTNLDEIDLKILQRLQDDGRITNVELANSVGLTAPPCLRRMRALEDEGVINSYHAAIDPAKMGYTITVFAMVSLKSQAEADLQAFEEHVQKLPEVRECYMLNGEIDFILKVVAKDLQQFQSFLTSQLTAAPNVASVKTSLTIRSAKHLPGVPIQD is encoded by the coding sequence ATGGCTGATACGAACCTGGACGAAATTGACCTGAAAATCCTGCAACGGCTGCAGGATGACGGCCGGATTACCAATGTGGAGCTTGCAAACAGCGTCGGTCTGACGGCCCCGCCGTGCCTCCGGCGCATGCGGGCACTGGAAGACGAAGGGGTGATCAACTCCTATCATGCCGCAATTGATCCTGCCAAAATGGGCTATACGATCACGGTCTTCGCGATGGTCAGCCTGAAAAGCCAGGCCGAGGCTGATTTGCAGGCGTTCGAAGAGCATGTGCAGAAGCTTCCGGAAGTCCGCGAATGCTATATGCTGAACGGCGAGATCGATTTCATATTGAAGGTGGTCGCCAAGGATCTCCAGCAATTCCAGAGCTTTCTGACCAGCCAGCTGACCGCAGCACCCAATGTCGCCAGCGTCAAGACATCGCTGACGATCCGCTCGGCCAAACATTTGCCCGGCGTTCCGATCCAGGATTGA